One window of the Niallia circulans genome contains the following:
- a CDS encoding flavocytochrome c: MKKRITSMLILVFSLVLVLAGCGNDKASNTQKQEKKDKGAETVSGASKTSYTPYEELKDSYDIIIVGAGGAGMTAALEAKAKGLNPVILEKMPVAGGNTTKASSGMNASETKFQKEQGIKDSNDNFYEETLKGGHGTNNKEMLRFFVDHSASAIDWLDSIGIRLNNLTITGGMSEKRTHRPEDGSAVGQYIVDGLLKNVQEKDIPLFVNADVKEITVKDGNVNGVHVLFNQTDEKEIAAKAVVVTTGGFGANMEMIKEVRSDLGDYVTTNQAGSTGDGIKMIEKLGGTTVDLDQIQVHPTVQQDESYLIGEAVRGEGAIMVSAEGKRFTNELDTRDKVTAAINELPEKAAFLVFDAGVKSRVKAIEQYKKMGFVLEGETVEALAEKMNVSADELTATLETWNSAVKNKDDQAFGRTTGIDNDLSKAPFYAIKIAPGIHYTMGGVKINTNTEVLNKEGAPIPGLFAAGEVTGGLHGENRIGGNSVAEIIIFGRQAGVKSADYVKAK; this comes from the coding sequence ATGAAAAAAAGAATAACATCTATGCTTATCTTAGTTTTTTCCCTAGTGCTTGTCCTTGCTGGTTGTGGAAACGACAAAGCAAGTAACACGCAAAAGCAAGAAAAAAAAGATAAGGGGGCAGAAACAGTATCAGGAGCGTCCAAAACTAGTTATACGCCATATGAAGAACTTAAAGACAGCTATGATATTATTATTGTTGGCGCTGGCGGAGCTGGAATGACAGCTGCGTTAGAAGCAAAGGCCAAGGGATTAAATCCAGTTATCCTTGAAAAAATGCCGGTTGCAGGAGGTAATACAACAAAGGCTTCTTCTGGAATGAATGCTTCAGAAACTAAATTTCAGAAAGAACAAGGCATTAAGGATAGTAATGATAATTTTTATGAAGAGACATTAAAGGGTGGTCATGGAACAAATAATAAAGAAATGTTACGTTTCTTTGTTGATCATTCTGCAAGTGCTATTGATTGGCTAGATTCCATTGGTATCCGGTTAAATAATTTAACGATCACAGGTGGAATGAGCGAAAAACGTACTCATCGTCCTGAAGATGGCTCAGCAGTTGGGCAGTACATTGTAGATGGATTATTGAAAAATGTGCAAGAAAAGGATATACCATTATTTGTTAATGCAGATGTGAAAGAAATAACAGTAAAAGACGGGAATGTAAATGGCGTCCATGTATTATTCAATCAAACCGATGAAAAAGAAATTGCTGCAAAAGCAGTTGTTGTCACTACTGGTGGATTCGGCGCCAATATGGAAATGATTAAAGAAGTAAGAAGTGATTTAGGAGACTATGTGACAACAAACCAAGCTGGTAGTACTGGTGACGGAATTAAAATGATTGAAAAACTAGGTGGGACAACCGTTGATTTAGATCAAATTCAAGTCCATCCAACTGTACAACAAGATGAATCATATTTAATAGGAGAAGCAGTTCGTGGAGAAGGTGCAATAATGGTCTCTGCAGAAGGAAAAAGATTTACAAACGAATTAGACACGCGTGATAAAGTTACTGCGGCAATCAATGAGCTTCCAGAAAAAGCGGCATTTTTAGTGTTTGATGCTGGGGTGAAATCTCGTGTAAAAGCTATTGAGCAGTATAAAAAAATGGGATTTGTATTAGAAGGAGAAACAGTCGAGGCTCTAGCGGAAAAGATGAATGTTTCTGCTGACGAGTTAACTGCCACGCTAGAAACATGGAATAGTGCTGTTAAAAATAAGGATGATCAAGCTTTCGGAAGAACAACAGGAATAGACAATGATTTATCCAAAGCTCCTTTCTATGCTATTAAAATTGCCCCAGGTATCCATTATACAATGGGAGGAGTAAAAATTAATACAAACACAGAAGTCCTTAATAAAGAAGGAGCGCCAATCCCAGGCTTATTTGCAGCAGGGGAAGTTACCGGTGGACTTCACGGAGAAAATCGAATTGGCGGTAATTCTGTCGCAGAAATAATTATTTTTGGTCGTCAGGCTGGTGTGAAATCTGCAGATTATGTAAAAGCAAAATAA
- the zupT gene encoding zinc transporter ZupT — protein sequence MPENLLIAFGLTLLAGLATGIGSVLAFFTSTTNTKFLSWMLGFSAGVMIYVSMIEIFVKAKDALVGSLGIQTGNWLTVAGFFGGILLIALIDKFVPEQGNPHELKKVEEINKSNLKRTDHSLLKMGSFTALAIAIHNFPEGIATFTAALQDPGLGVAITVAIAIHNIPEGIAVAVPIYFATGDRKKAFKLSFLSGLAEPVGALVAFLILMPFLNDVMFGLIFAAVAGIMVFISLDELLPAAKKYDEGHLSIYGLIAGMAVMAVSLLLFI from the coding sequence ATGCCCGAAAATTTATTAATTGCCTTTGGTTTAACATTATTAGCAGGCCTTGCTACTGGGATAGGAAGTGTCCTTGCTTTTTTTACATCCACCACAAACACAAAGTTTCTCTCTTGGATGCTTGGTTTTTCAGCAGGAGTAATGATTTATGTATCGATGATTGAAATTTTTGTGAAGGCAAAGGATGCATTAGTAGGATCATTGGGGATACAGACTGGGAATTGGCTTACGGTGGCGGGTTTTTTTGGTGGAATTCTCCTTATTGCCTTGATCGACAAATTTGTTCCAGAGCAAGGAAACCCACATGAATTAAAGAAAGTAGAGGAAATTAATAAATCTAATCTAAAAAGGACAGATCATTCTTTATTAAAGATGGGAAGTTTTACAGCATTGGCAATTGCTATTCACAATTTTCCAGAAGGAATTGCAACCTTTACGGCAGCTTTACAAGATCCAGGACTGGGGGTAGCAATTACTGTTGCCATCGCCATACATAATATACCAGAGGGGATTGCTGTGGCAGTACCCATTTACTTTGCAACAGGTGATCGAAAAAAGGCATTTAAACTTTCGTTTTTATCAGGATTAGCAGAGCCAGTTGGCGCATTAGTTGCTTTTCTCATCTTGATGCCATTTCTAAATGATGTTATGTTCGGTCTCATATTTGCAGCAGTAGCAGGAATCATGGTGTTTATTTCTTTAGATGAATTACTGCCAGCAGCCAAAAAATACGACGAAGGCCACTTATCCATATACGGCCTGATAGCAGGGATGGCTGTGATGGCAGTAAGTTTGTTATTGTTTATATAA
- a CDS encoding MaoC family dehydratase has product MKLDEFTIGQTFQTKTLSLTKEEIIKFAEEFDPQYLHVNETKAKEGRFNGIIASGIHTLAISFKLWVEEEKYGEDVIAGTGMNNVQFIKPVYPGDKLYTIVKVLEKKANKSATGILTVLLKTFNDKEEEVFTGELSVLIKR; this is encoded by the coding sequence ATGAAATTAGATGAATTTACAATCGGACAAACTTTTCAAACGAAGACGCTTTCATTAACGAAAGAAGAGATTATAAAGTTTGCAGAAGAATTTGATCCGCAGTATTTGCATGTAAATGAAACGAAAGCGAAAGAAGGAAGATTCAATGGCATAATTGCTTCAGGGATTCATACTTTAGCTATTTCCTTTAAACTATGGGTCGAAGAGGAGAAATATGGTGAGGATGTTATTGCCGGAACAGGGATGAATAACGTACAATTTATTAAACCTGTATATCCAGGTGATAAGTTGTATACGATTGTAAAAGTTCTTGAAAAAAAAGCCAATAAAAGTGCTACCGGTATTCTTACTGTATTGCTTAAGACGTTTAATGATAAAGAAGAGGAAGTATTTACAGGAGAATTATCTGTATTAATAAAACGATAA